A genomic stretch from Nitrososphaerales archaeon includes:
- the albA gene encoding DNA/RNA-binding protein AlbA, which translates to MQEATTKAKNEIFVGKKPLMAYVTASLVQLANEPKVTIKARGKSITRAVDVAQIIIKRMDTLGYEINGVKLGSEQLQSQDGKTRNVSTIEIELSRAK; encoded by the coding sequence ATGCAAGAGGCAACTACTAAAGCCAAGAACGAAATCTTCGTCGGAAAAAAACCTCTTATGGCATATGTCACAGCTTCCTTGGTTCAATTAGCAAACGAACCAAAGGTGACAATAAAGGCCAGAGGAAAGAGCATAACAAGGGCAGTTGACGTAGCTCAGATAATCATAAAGAGAATGGACACGCTGGGATACGAGATCAATGGCGTGAAACTTGGATCTGAGCAGTTGCAGTCACAGGACGGGAAGACGAGGAACGTGTCGACGATCGAAATCGAATTATCAAGGGCAAAGTAA